A region of Mycobacteriales bacterium DNA encodes the following proteins:
- a CDS encoding ribbon-helix-helix protein, CopG family, translating to MTLRLDEKESEALRKRAEREGRSMQEVARQAVRDYIERTSERELLDAVLDRELPRYAEALERLGQ from the coding sequence ATGACGCTCCGGCTCGACGAAAAGGAAAGCGAAGCGCTGCGCAAGCGCGCGGAGCGCGAGGGGCGGTCCATGCAGGAGGTCGCACGCCAGGCGGTTCGGGACTACATCGAGCGGACCAGCGAGCGAGAGTTGCTGGACGCTGTCCTTGATCGTGAGCTGCCCCGGTACGCCGAGGCGCTCGAGCGACTCGGACAGTGA
- a CDS encoding type II toxin-antitoxin system death-on-curing family toxin, with translation MIYLDVEDLLYIAERATGAPVELRDAGLLEAAAARPQASAFGTDAYVTVHEKAAALLHSVVRNHALVDGNKRLGLAAFIAFYGLNGWRLTMTNDEAYDFVMSIASGALDDVPLIAQHLESGTERSLP, from the coding sequence GTGATCTACCTCGACGTCGAGGATCTGCTGTACATCGCTGAGCGGGCGACGGGAGCACCGGTCGAACTGCGTGACGCCGGCCTGCTGGAGGCAGCCGCGGCCCGCCCGCAGGCATCAGCGTTCGGTACCGACGCTTACGTCACCGTCCACGAGAAGGCAGCCGCCTTGCTGCACTCCGTGGTCCGCAACCATGCGCTCGTCGACGGCAACAAGCGACTCGGGCTGGCCGCCTTTATCGCCTTCTACGGGCTGAACGGCTGGCGGCTCACCATGACCAACGACGAGGCGTATGACTTTGTCATGTCGATCGCTTCCGGGGCGCTCGACGACGTACCGCTCATCGCACAGCATCTGGAGTCCGGCACCGAGCGGTCACTGCCGTGA